The Nitrospira sp. DNA segment GTGGGCCATTGATCCTTGGGCAGATTGATCGCGCCAGGGATATGCCCTTCGGCGTAGTCTTCTGCAGCCCGCACATCGATCACGTTGACCTCGTGGTTCTTCATCATCCGTTCGAGTTCTACGGGACCGGTGGTAAACGCCATTTTCGCCTCGAAATAGACCTTTGCCTTCGCC contains these protein-coding regions:
- a CDS encoding rhodanese-like domain-containing protein; the protein is AKAKVYFEAKMAFTTGPVELERMMKNHEVNVIDVRAAEDYAEGHIPGAINLPKDQWPTLKGLRKDKTNVLYCYSQVCHLAATAAVEFAGKGYPVMELDGGWRWWRDDDFEIEK